The following coding sequences lie in one Mycobacterium sp. DL440 genomic window:
- a CDS encoding pyridoxamine 5'-phosphate oxidase family protein, producing MGTNERTKIVMSDDEIAEFIERSRTATMATVLPSGRPHLVAMWYAVLDGEIWFETKAKSQKAVNLRRDPTITVMIEDGDTYNTLRGVSIDGTAEIVDDPETILRVGISVWERYTGPYTDEMRPFVDQMMNNRIAVRVVPSRLRSWDHRKLGLPEMPVGGSTSEYLNAST from the coding sequence GTGGGCACGAACGAGCGCACGAAGATCGTCATGAGCGACGACGAGATCGCCGAATTCATCGAACGCAGCCGGACCGCGACGATGGCCACGGTGCTGCCCAGTGGCCGACCTCACCTGGTCGCCATGTGGTACGCGGTGCTCGACGGTGAGATCTGGTTCGAGACAAAAGCCAAGTCGCAGAAGGCGGTCAACCTGCGTCGCGACCCCACGATCACGGTGATGATCGAGGACGGCGACACCTACAACACCCTGCGCGGGGTGTCGATCGACGGCACCGCCGAGATCGTCGACGATCCGGAAACCATTCTGCGGGTGGGCATCAGCGTGTGGGAGCGCTACACCGGCCCCTACACCGACGAGATGCGCCCGTTTGTCGACCAGATGATGAACAACCGCATCGCGGTGCGGGTGGTGCCCAGCCGGCTGCGCAGCTGGGACCACCGCAAGCTCGGACTGCCCGAGATGCCGGTGGGCGGCAGCACGTCGGAGTATTTGAACGCGAGTACCTGA
- a CDS encoding pirin family protein → MSNTDTAPTEVTCANSEFTGVLHPREVPLGGPRAILVRRTLPQRDRSMIGAWCFADHYGPYDTRTGRGMDVPPHPHTGLQTVSWLFEGLIEHRDSAGVHAMVRPGELNLMTAGAGICHSEVSMPEAPILHGVQLWVALPGAARDTGRDFAHYAPPPRTVDGATVRVFLGELAQSQSPVHTFTPLLGAQIDLDPGAELTLDVDPAFEHGVLLDQGAIEVCGTTLAVADLGYQAPGRTQLHLVNRGGDPARALLLGGTPFTEELVMWWNFVGRSHDDIAAYRELWQANDARFGDVQGYSGNIPRLPAPPLPNGRLKPRPRPAG, encoded by the coding sequence ATGAGCAACACCGATACGGCGCCTACCGAAGTCACGTGCGCCAACTCGGAGTTCACCGGGGTGCTGCACCCGCGCGAGGTGCCGCTGGGTGGACCGCGCGCGATCCTGGTCCGGCGCACCCTGCCGCAACGGGACCGGTCCATGATCGGTGCCTGGTGTTTCGCCGACCACTACGGCCCGTACGACACCCGAACCGGCAGAGGCATGGATGTGCCGCCCCATCCGCACACCGGTTTGCAAACGGTGAGTTGGCTTTTCGAGGGCCTCATCGAACACCGCGACAGCGCCGGAGTCCACGCCATGGTCCGACCCGGCGAGCTCAACCTGATGACGGCCGGAGCTGGGATCTGCCACTCGGAGGTCTCGATGCCCGAGGCGCCGATCCTGCACGGCGTGCAGCTGTGGGTCGCGCTGCCCGGTGCCGCCCGCGACACCGGCCGCGACTTCGCCCACTACGCGCCGCCGCCGCGGACCGTCGACGGCGCCACCGTCCGGGTGTTCCTCGGCGAGCTGGCCCAGTCGCAGTCGCCGGTGCACACCTTCACTCCGCTGCTGGGCGCACAGATCGACCTCGACCCGGGTGCCGAGTTGACGCTCGACGTCGATCCGGCCTTCGAACATGGCGTGCTGCTCGATCAAGGTGCGATCGAGGTGTGCGGCACCACGCTGGCCGTCGCCGATCTGGGATATCAGGCCCCCGGGCGTACCCAGCTGCATTTGGTCAACCGCGGCGGCGACCCGGCCCGGGCGCTTCTGCTCGGCGGGACACCGTTCACCGAGGAACTGGTGATGTGGTGGAACTTCGTCGGCCGCAGCCACGACGACATCGCGGCCTACCGCGAACTCTGGCAGGCCAACGATGCACGCTTCGGCGATGTACAGGGCTACAGCGGCAACATCCCGCGGCTACCCGCACCGCCCTTGCCGAATGGACGGCTCAAGCCGCGGCCGCGCCCGGCGGGCTAG
- a CDS encoding DivIVA domain-containing protein has protein sequence MTGMTGGLTAEAVRTTEFSKPPLGKRGYDKKSVDDFLALVARRLDGRGHLGPDDVRNIVFPKPPMFQRGYDEDEVDRLLDAVVVTLER, from the coding sequence ATGACGGGCATGACCGGGGGATTGACTGCCGAAGCTGTTCGGACCACCGAATTTTCGAAGCCGCCGCTGGGCAAGCGAGGTTACGACAAGAAGTCGGTCGACGATTTTCTGGCGTTGGTCGCCCGCAGGCTCGACGGGCGCGGGCACCTCGGACCCGATGATGTCCGCAACATCGTGTTCCCGAAGCCGCCGATGTTTCAGCGCGGGTATGACGAAGACGAAGTGGACCGGCTGCTCGATGCGGTGGTCGTCACGCTCGAGCGGTAG
- a CDS encoding WhiB family transcriptional regulator yields the protein MNALMANGIPLGVCTSNPERWTSTPDDQAKVICRECPRRWLCAREACELPRAEGLWAGIMVPEAGRGRSFALKQLRSLAERNGYPVRKLGLVFPEAA from the coding sequence ATGAACGCACTCATGGCCAACGGCATCCCACTCGGTGTCTGCACCAGCAACCCGGAGCGGTGGACCTCCACGCCCGACGATCAGGCCAAGGTCATCTGCCGGGAATGCCCGCGGCGCTGGCTGTGCGCCCGGGAGGCCTGCGAACTGCCCCGCGCCGAAGGGCTTTGGGCCGGCATCATGGTTCCCGAGGCCGGCCGTGGCCGCAGCTTCGCGCTCAAGCAGCTGCGATCGCTGGCCGAGCGCAACGGCTACCCGGTGCGCAAGCTCGGCCTGGTCTTCCCCGAAGCCGCCTGA
- a CDS encoding transcriptional regulator has product MTDAEYDLATGEFDVGLIRAGAAAAARRRELDISQRSLAADGIINAGALIAFEKGRSWPRERTRLKLEEVLRWPPGTIARLRQGGPVPDPTMPAPAHVEPPTVVTAIPGAVPLATTPPASDEVPLIAQAVLTAVNTLESTIATLPAVGEPEFTPRVTSVLADLRQLEAVAARAARLSMVTPALIKALSAVRRQIDELTTLAATAPGATLGQRLYAARRQSNLTISETATAAGVSEDIVARAEAEYPVDAPAVHALEALIGAMR; this is encoded by the coding sequence ATGACCGACGCTGAGTACGATCTCGCCACTGGCGAGTTCGATGTCGGACTCATCCGCGCTGGTGCTGCAGCCGCAGCCAGGCGCCGCGAACTGGACATCAGCCAGCGCAGCCTCGCCGCCGACGGAATCATCAACGCCGGGGCGCTCATCGCGTTCGAGAAAGGCCGCAGCTGGCCCCGCGAGCGCACTCGGCTCAAGCTCGAAGAGGTGTTGCGCTGGCCGCCGGGCACCATCGCCCGCTTGCGACAGGGCGGGCCGGTACCCGATCCGACCATGCCCGCTCCGGCACACGTCGAGCCGCCCACCGTGGTCACCGCGATACCGGGCGCCGTGCCATTGGCCACCACACCGCCGGCCAGCGACGAGGTACCGCTGATCGCCCAGGCGGTCCTCACCGCGGTGAACACCCTCGAGTCGACGATCGCCACCTTGCCCGCCGTCGGGGAACCGGAGTTCACGCCGCGGGTCACGTCGGTACTGGCTGACCTGCGTCAGCTCGAGGCGGTGGCCGCCCGTGCGGCGCGGCTCAGCATGGTGACCCCGGCACTGATCAAGGCGCTCAGTGCGGTGCGGCGCCAGATCGATGAGCTGACCACCCTTGCCGCCACCGCCCCCGGCGCCACGCTCGGGCAGCGACTGTATGCCGCCCGTCGGCAGTCGAATCTCACGATCAGTGAAACCGCAACGGCCGCCGGCGTTTCCGAGGACATCGTGGCGCGCGCCGAGGCGGAGTACCCGGTCGACGCGCCCGCAGTCCACGCCCTGGAGGCGCTGATCGGCGCGATGCGCTGA
- a CDS encoding EspA/EspE family type VII secretion system effector produces the protein MGLLGDIADFGKGVIENNLKWTEHAAKVGEFIASQIGRRLIRAARSPILVAGQQTIESMKHSTGVGDPENGQRFGEGADKMGAVGQVLVSAFPDDSWDSSGASAYAGRNSEQVGRVQTMLGLDNVVAGVLSTEAGQIAATRDSLDGHSDWLGAMSLLTTTAGIVPGFGTAAQMAAEFAMVAKAVGDSNSDLRTLCGHIDENAAVLQTTVAQYETLAGGATSTAAEFQPPAGEPQVPTAPGDPGAKDPGGPTGDDAPSGDDAESGGLPSGGGGGVPSTGGGGGTPSGSSSAPSMPTGMSGTGSPSPDAASNAAGALGGILGSLVSPLSGILGGITQAAGQAAQAATQAGTQAAQMASQAAGQAGGPAADAGQLDKASGSTGVDPDDRDDEDRNGRDEDDEKDEHAKDREKDGEDQVGEPEEGEAGGLPATDSVGGPADPLGAGEDDEAAKTLPPDLEAMAAGGAAAGPAPVHVGADFEQGQLHVAAAATLDRGVPGSAAVIDR, from the coding sequence ATGGGACTGCTGGGGGATATTGCCGATTTCGGCAAAGGCGTGATCGAGAACAATCTCAAGTGGACCGAGCATGCCGCGAAGGTCGGAGAGTTCATCGCATCGCAGATCGGCCGGCGTCTGATCAGAGCCGCCCGGTCGCCCATCCTGGTCGCCGGTCAGCAGACCATCGAGTCGATGAAGCACAGCACCGGAGTCGGCGATCCGGAGAACGGGCAACGTTTCGGTGAGGGGGCCGACAAGATGGGCGCGGTAGGGCAGGTGCTGGTATCGGCCTTCCCGGACGACAGCTGGGACAGCAGCGGGGCCAGTGCCTACGCGGGCCGCAACAGCGAACAGGTCGGCCGGGTCCAGACGATGCTCGGGTTGGACAACGTGGTGGCCGGGGTGCTGTCCACCGAAGCCGGCCAGATCGCGGCCACCCGCGACAGCCTCGACGGACACTCGGACTGGCTGGGCGCGATGAGCCTGCTCACCACGACCGCGGGAATCGTTCCGGGTTTCGGGACGGCGGCCCAGATGGCGGCCGAGTTCGCGATGGTGGCCAAGGCCGTCGGCGACTCGAACAGCGATCTCCGAACTCTGTGCGGCCACATCGATGAGAACGCGGCCGTATTGCAGACCACGGTGGCGCAGTACGAGACCCTGGCCGGCGGCGCCACCTCCACCGCTGCGGAGTTCCAGCCCCCGGCCGGCGAGCCCCAGGTGCCGACCGCACCGGGGGATCCCGGAGCCAAGGATCCGGGCGGTCCCACGGGCGACGATGCTCCGTCGGGCGACGATGCTGAGTCGGGCGGCCTCCCGTCGGGTGGCGGTGGCGGTGTCCCGTCGACCGGCGGTGGGGGAGGCACTCCGTCGGGCTCCTCGTCGGCGCCGTCGATGCCCACCGGCATGTCAGGTACGGGATCCCCGTCGCCCGATGCGGCCTCAAATGCGGCCGGTGCCCTCGGCGGGATTCTGGGCTCGCTGGTGAGCCCGCTCAGCGGAATCCTCGGCGGGATCACCCAGGCTGCCGGACAGGCGGCGCAGGCGGCCACTCAGGCCGGGACCCAGGCTGCGCAGATGGCCAGCCAAGCGGCCGGGCAGGCGGGCGGCCCCGCCGCCGATGCCGGCCAGCTCGACAAGGCGTCGGGCAGCACCGGCGTCGACCCCGACGACCGAGACGACGAGGATCGGAACGGCCGCGACGAGGACGACGAGAAAGACGAGCACGCCAAGGATCGCGAGAAGGACGGCGAGGACCAGGTGGGCGAGCCCGAAGAGGGCGAGGCCGGTGGTCTGCCTGCCACGGATTCTGTGGGTGGGCCGGCCGATCCGCTGGGCGCCGGTGAGGATGACGAAGCCGCCAAGACACTGCCTCCCGACCTGGAAGCCATGGCCGCCGGCGGTGCCGCGGCGGGTCCGGCTCCGGTGCATGTCGGGGCGGATTTCGAGCAGGGCCAGCTGCATGTGGCAGCGGCGGCTACATTAGATCGCGGTGTACCCGGATCTGCAGCCGTAATCGACAGGTAA
- a CDS encoding type VII secretion target, producing MAGDLRVATAHLHELSAKQGQAATSLTVATGVVEGVDTAVRLTHGPISSSTASAVAAALNARRAAGTCIASVSRDLGAKLSRAAIGYDRADSTMSGALHGTVR from the coding sequence ATGGCGGGTGATTTGCGGGTTGCCACCGCGCATTTGCACGAGCTATCGGCCAAACAAGGCCAGGCTGCGACCAGCCTGACCGTCGCTACCGGCGTGGTCGAAGGTGTCGACACCGCGGTGCGCCTGACGCATGGGCCGATTTCGTCGTCGACGGCCTCAGCCGTCGCGGCTGCACTCAACGCGCGTCGAGCCGCGGGAACTTGTATCGCCAGTGTGTCGCGAGACCTCGGGGCGAAGCTCTCCCGTGCAGCGATCGGGTACGACCGGGCGGATTCGACGATGTCCGGCGCCCTCCACGGGACCGTTCGGTAG
- a CDS encoding ESX secretion-associated protein EspG: MSTPYGADANAAAIDDVVGVELTIDGILVVADKLGLSDFPPSMGIRLNIPQPDLRNIVWEQVTRDLTSQGVLDVFGNPHPEVAAMLDTLSRPERTLEGRWWRRDLGGKMIRFVVCRKGGRHVVAARDNDMLVLQRVAAQVGLAGMVMTVLGEGLPASVEPLTGVAATLANCRTADELAGYGIPPTSARVYANIISEPESWVELVVSERNPGGTIAQVDVAAGVLDSKQGRIVSIPRRVNGELYGSFLTGTKDNLQRALDGLIEFLPSGSWFDKSDPDSSYAY, translated from the coding sequence ATGAGTACTCCCTATGGCGCCGACGCGAATGCTGCGGCGATCGACGATGTCGTCGGGGTCGAGCTGACCATCGACGGGATCCTGGTGGTCGCCGACAAGCTGGGGCTGAGCGATTTCCCGCCATCGATGGGAATCCGGTTGAACATCCCGCAGCCCGACTTGCGCAACATCGTGTGGGAACAGGTGACCCGTGATCTCACGTCCCAGGGCGTGCTGGATGTCTTCGGCAACCCCCATCCCGAGGTGGCGGCGATGCTCGACACCCTGAGCCGGCCCGAGCGCACGCTGGAAGGGCGGTGGTGGCGTCGCGACTTGGGCGGCAAGATGATCCGGTTCGTGGTGTGCCGCAAGGGTGGTCGGCATGTGGTCGCGGCCCGCGACAACGACATGCTGGTGCTGCAGCGGGTGGCCGCACAGGTGGGCCTGGCCGGCATGGTGATGACCGTGCTCGGCGAGGGTCTGCCGGCCAGCGTCGAGCCGTTGACCGGGGTCGCGGCGACGCTCGCCAATTGCCGGACCGCCGACGAGCTGGCGGGCTACGGGATCCCACCGACCTCGGCGCGGGTCTACGCGAACATCATCTCCGAGCCCGAGAGCTGGGTGGAGCTGGTGGTGTCCGAGCGGAATCCAGGCGGCACCATCGCTCAGGTCGACGTGGCCGCAGGCGTGCTCGACTCGAAGCAGGGACGCATCGTGTCCATCCCGCGCCGGGTGAACGGGGAGCTCTACGGCAGCTTCCTGACCGGGACCAAGGACAACCTGCAGCGGGCTTTGGACGGTTTGATCGAATTCCTGCCGTCGGGTTCGTGGTTCGACAAGTCTGATCCGGACAGCTCCTACGCGTACTGA
- a CDS encoding YbaB/EbfC family DNA-binding protein, with product MGDFPPHSPDDDDDYDDLSALDASYSDDASNAAGLDALGTYDDFVPVDDAASGDGFSEVSGAEDEQLTVPLFTVTNPPETVTVTAFMDGRVHQIELAPKVTSLTERDLAEEILVIAGLAAQQAKSAQYSFMLAGMREHGHDDAATRDFLTRDLDLPTPEQADDARAQVFSTRYGGDDG from the coding sequence GTGGGTGACTTTCCGCCACATTCTCCGGACGACGATGACGACTATGACGACCTCTCGGCGCTGGATGCCTCGTACTCGGACGACGCGTCGAACGCGGCGGGCCTCGATGCGCTCGGCACCTACGACGACTTCGTGCCGGTCGACGATGCGGCATCGGGCGACGGGTTCTCGGAGGTGTCCGGTGCTGAGGACGAGCAACTCACGGTGCCGCTGTTCACCGTCACCAACCCGCCTGAAACCGTCACGGTGACGGCGTTCATGGATGGCCGGGTGCATCAGATCGAGTTGGCGCCGAAAGTCACCAGCCTGACCGAACGGGATCTCGCCGAGGAGATCCTGGTGATCGCGGGCCTGGCTGCTCAGCAGGCCAAGTCCGCCCAGTACTCGTTCATGCTCGCCGGAATGCGGGAGCATGGACACGACGACGCGGCGACCCGCGACTTTCTGACCCGTGACCTGGATCTGCCCACCCCGGAGCAAGCTGATGATGCTCGGGCCCAGGTCTTTTCGACCCGCTATGGAGGCGACGATGGCTGA
- the eccA gene encoding type VII secretion AAA-ATPase EccA, whose translation MADHLAGMFGSAVGMLSGSPARSLEIFTEITNYDETACDAWVGRIRCGDTDRVTLFRAWYSRSNFGQLAGTAEISMNGVGARVPIGGIYGKDISYPINSPLAITLGFAVQEAAEGNYADAMEALEDAPAGGSDHLVAWVKAVIYGAAQRWTDVIDQVRGADQWPDTFLAAAAGVAHGVAAANLGLFTEADRRLTEANDTPAGQACAPAIAWYLAMARRNQGNEESAQVLLEWLQANFPEPKVTTALRDPAYRLETTTAEKIAARTDPWDPSSVVADTSGRDKLLAEAQAELDKQIGLSRVKEQIEAYRAATQMARIRAARGMKVAQTSKHMIFAGPPGTGKTTIARVVANILAGLGVIGEPKLIETSRKDFVAEYEGQSAVKTAKTIDRALGGVLFIDEAYTLVQERDGRADPFGTEALDTLLARMENDRDRLVVIIAGYSNDIDRLLEANDGLRSRFATRIEFDSYSPDDIVEISKVIAKANDSWLDDDACKRVNEAAALLSQRTLNNKPALDIAGNGRYARQLVEAGEQNRDMRLSRSLDFENLGVEQLSEVNGDDMSAAIAAVHSRLNIGE comes from the coding sequence ATGGCTGACCACCTTGCTGGAATGTTCGGTAGCGCGGTCGGCATGCTGTCCGGCTCGCCGGCCCGCTCACTCGAGATATTCACCGAGATAACCAATTACGACGAAACCGCCTGTGATGCGTGGGTGGGCCGGATCCGCTGCGGTGACACCGACCGGGTGACGTTGTTCCGGGCCTGGTATTCACGCTCGAACTTCGGCCAACTGGCCGGTACCGCCGAGATCTCGATGAACGGTGTCGGCGCGCGGGTGCCGATCGGCGGTATCTACGGGAAGGACATCTCCTACCCGATCAACTCGCCGCTGGCGATCACCCTGGGCTTCGCCGTGCAGGAGGCGGCCGAGGGCAACTACGCCGACGCGATGGAGGCCCTGGAAGATGCCCCCGCCGGCGGGTCCGACCATCTGGTGGCCTGGGTCAAGGCGGTGATTTACGGTGCGGCGCAACGCTGGACCGATGTGATCGACCAGGTGCGTGGCGCCGACCAGTGGCCGGACACGTTCCTTGCTGCCGCGGCCGGTGTGGCGCACGGTGTGGCGGCAGCCAACCTCGGACTGTTCACCGAGGCCGACCGCAGGCTTACCGAGGCCAATGACACACCGGCCGGTCAGGCATGCGCACCGGCGATCGCCTGGTACCTGGCGATGGCCCGCCGTAACCAGGGCAACGAGGAATCGGCTCAGGTTCTCCTGGAATGGCTGCAGGCGAACTTCCCTGAGCCCAAAGTCACTACAGCACTGCGTGATCCGGCTTACCGACTGGAGACCACGACCGCCGAGAAGATCGCTGCCCGCACCGATCCGTGGGATCCGTCCAGCGTGGTGGCCGATACCTCCGGGCGGGACAAGCTGCTGGCCGAGGCGCAGGCCGAGCTGGACAAGCAGATCGGACTGAGCCGGGTCAAGGAGCAGATCGAGGCGTACCGGGCGGCGACGCAGATGGCCCGGATCCGTGCCGCGCGCGGCATGAAGGTGGCCCAGACCTCCAAGCACATGATCTTCGCGGGTCCGCCCGGTACGGGTAAGACGACGATCGCGCGTGTGGTGGCCAACATCCTGGCCGGCCTCGGGGTGATCGGGGAGCCGAAGCTGATCGAAACCTCGCGTAAGGATTTCGTCGCGGAGTACGAGGGTCAGTCGGCGGTGAAGACGGCCAAGACGATCGACCGCGCCCTGGGTGGCGTGCTGTTCATCGACGAGGCTTACACCCTGGTGCAGGAGCGCGACGGCCGTGCCGACCCGTTCGGTACCGAGGCGCTGGACACGCTGCTGGCCCGGATGGAGAACGACCGTGACCGTCTGGTGGTCATCATCGCCGGTTACAGCAATGACATCGACCGTTTGCTGGAGGCCAACGACGGTCTGCGTTCCCGGTTCGCCACCCGTATCGAGTTCGACTCGTACTCGCCCGACGACATCGTCGAGATCTCCAAAGTCATTGCCAAGGCGAATGATTCGTGGCTCGATGATGACGCCTGCAAGCGGGTCAACGAGGCGGCCGCGTTGTTGAGCCAGCGCACGCTCAACAACAAGCCCGCGCTGGACATCGCCGGTAACGGTCGGTACGCACGGCAGCTGGTGGAAGCCGGCGAGCAGAACCGCGACATGCGGCTGTCCCGATCGCTGGACTTCGAGAATCTAGGTGTCGAGCAGCTCAGTGAGGTCAACGGAGACGACATGTCGGCGGCGATCGCGGCGGTTCACAGCCGCCTGAATATCGGCGAATAA
- the eccB gene encoding type VII secretion protein EccB, translated as MAGFRLTTKVQVSGWRFLLRRVEHAIVRRDTRMFDDPLQFYSRAVFAGVVVSVLICLGAGMMAYFKPLGKQGSDQLLVDRTTNQLYVMLPGSNLLRPVYNLTSARLALGNSGTPSAVKSEELNRLPKGQPIGIPGAPYATPTGAPASRWTLCDTVAKPDSSAPKVESSILIRSLATDTAVGSMRPNQGMLVSFEGGNWLVTEDGRHSIDLSDRAVSSAVGIPVTAKATPVSEGLFNALANRGPWQLPGIAAAGAPNTVGLPENLVIGSVFQTATESDPQHYVVLPDGVARVNDTTAAALRATNSYGLMKPPSVEASQVAKIAEQVYVSPLPDKPMDVLLRQDSPVLCWAWQREPGDQAPKTTVIAGRRLPIPSSAVGTGIDQIGGDATVYIEGGQFVRLQSPDPRVGESLYYIDPQGVRYGIANDDAAKNLGLSGSVNAPWQVVGLLVEGPVLSKDAALLEHDTLPADPHPRKVESKQGS; from the coding sequence ATGGCAGGCTTCCGGCTCACCACCAAGGTCCAGGTCAGCGGCTGGCGCTTTCTGCTGCGTCGTGTCGAGCACGCGATCGTGCGCCGCGACACCCGGATGTTCGACGATCCGCTGCAGTTCTACAGCCGGGCGGTGTTCGCCGGTGTCGTGGTCTCGGTGCTGATCTGCCTCGGCGCGGGGATGATGGCGTACTTCAAGCCGCTGGGCAAGCAGGGCAGCGATCAGTTGTTGGTGGACCGCACCACCAATCAGCTCTACGTGATGCTGCCCGGAAGCAATCTGCTTCGCCCTGTCTACAACCTGACCTCGGCCCGGTTGGCGCTCGGTAATTCCGGTACCCCGTCCGCGGTGAAGTCCGAGGAGCTGAACCGGTTGCCCAAGGGCCAGCCGATCGGTATTCCCGGCGCGCCCTATGCCACGCCGACCGGGGCGCCCGCCTCGCGGTGGACGTTGTGCGACACCGTGGCCAAGCCCGACAGCTCCGCTCCCAAGGTGGAGTCCTCGATCCTGATCAGGTCGCTGGCAACGGATACCGCGGTCGGCTCGATGCGGCCGAACCAGGGCATGCTGGTGTCCTTCGAGGGGGGCAACTGGCTGGTCACCGAAGACGGCAGGCACAGCATCGACCTGTCGGACCGGGCGGTCAGCTCGGCCGTGGGCATCCCGGTCACCGCGAAGGCGACGCCGGTCTCGGAAGGGCTGTTCAACGCCCTGGCCAACCGGGGCCCCTGGCAGCTGCCGGGGATTGCGGCCGCCGGTGCGCCGAATACCGTTGGGCTGCCGGAGAATCTGGTGATCGGCTCGGTGTTCCAGACGGCCACCGAATCCGATCCGCAGCACTATGTTGTGTTGCCGGACGGGGTGGCCCGCGTCAACGACACCACCGCTGCGGCGTTGCGCGCCACCAACTCCTACGGCCTGATGAAGCCGCCGTCGGTGGAGGCCAGCCAGGTCGCCAAGATCGCCGAGCAGGTGTACGTGTCGCCGCTGCCGGACAAGCCCATGGACGTGCTGCTGCGTCAGGACTCGCCGGTGTTGTGCTGGGCCTGGCAGCGTGAACCCGGCGATCAGGCGCCGAAGACCACCGTCATCGCCGGCCGCCGACTGCCGATTCCGTCGTCGGCCGTCGGCACCGGGATCGACCAGATCGGCGGCGATGCAACGGTATACATCGAAGGTGGCCAGTTCGTGCGGCTGCAGTCGCCGGATCCCCGGGTGGGCGAGAGTCTGTACTACATCGACCCGCAAGGAGTGCGGTACGGCATCGCCAATGACGATGCCGCGAAGAATCTGGGCTTGTCCGGTTCGGTGAACGCACCGTGGCAGGTCGTAGGGCTGCTGGTGGAGGGCCCGGTCTTGTCGAAGGACGCGGCGCTGCTTGAGCACGACACGCTGCCTGCCGACCCCCATCCGCGCAAAGTGGAAAGCAAGCAAGGCTCATGA